CCTTTCATCCATCTTTCGGGGCTGGGCTACGGGCTCAGTCAACAGACACAGTACTGGGTCCTCTAACTCTCAAAACTGCAGCACGGCAAAGCTCGGACCAGTGAAAGCCCAAGGCCGGGCAGGGCACGGAGGTACCGGAAGGCAGCGCATGGGGCCTGCCCGCCGCTCCCTCCCCATTTGCGCACTGACCAAGCATCGCGCGCCTTCTTGGTCTCCGGACAGGCGCAGCAGGGCTTCAGCGGCTTCTTCTCCTGTGACTCAGCCGGGGCAGGGCTTGCGGCCGCCAGACCTGGCATCTTGCAAGCCTACAGCAGTAACTAGCACAGCTACCCTAAACTCTCCCAGGCTCGGCGAACGCCGATTTGCCTTCAGTCACTTCCGGCAGTGGCTCTACAAGGGACAGGAAGTCCTGCCTCTCTCAGACGGAGGGGGAGttaggagggggagaaaaaagatttaaaacggCGTGTGCGCAGAGAGGCTAAATGAAGGGCGCTTCTTTCGCGCAGGCGCAGAGGCGGGATGAAAGGGCAAAGAATTTGTCAATCAACTTGAGGAAGACTGGAAAAAGGGAGAAGTAGTGAGATGGTAACTCATATCTCTTAACCTCTCAATCTACCAATGGAAAACTGAAGCCCAAGAAGGTGAGATGACTTGTCCACCCTAAACAAAAGAAACACGAGTGAAAGCCAGTTTCCCTTGAGTAACAGATTAG
The Panthera tigris isolate Pti1 chromosome C2, P.tigris_Pti1_mat1.1, whole genome shotgun sequence genome window above contains:
- the LOC102962332 gene encoding cytochrome c oxidase copper chaperone, giving the protein MPGLAAASPAPAESQEKKPLKPCCACPETKKARDACIIEKGEEHCGHLIEAHKECMRALGFKI